The sequence CGACTGGGTCTTGTGCACGCTTTCCGCGGCCCGCGTGAAGCTGCCGGTCTCGGCAATGGCGATGAACGTGCGGAGCTGGTCGAGGTCGAGAAGGGCGGCCAAGGTGAACACCATCAGCGATGTTGATCATTCACATAAATCATATTCGCTGGACTGATGAATTGAAAGGCCGCATTCACGACCGTGCCGAAGGTGTCGCTGCAGAATTCGATGTCAGGGCCCGCTTCGGCGCTGCCGGATCAAGAGGACGAAGATGATGTTGATCCATTCCGAGAGTTCCACCGCCCCCTCCACCCGGACCTGGTCCGGCCGCGTGGCCGGCTGGCTCGTGGCCGCCCACAAGGCTTACAAGGGGCGCCGCGCCCTGACCCGCCTGATGGAAGCGGACGACCGGATGCTGCACGATATCGGCGTGACGCGGGATGACGTTCAGCAGGCTCTGCGTACTCCGGTGACGGATGACCCGTCGGCACGGCTTCGGGTGCGGGCGGTCGCGCGCCGCGCCACCCTGCGCTCGGAACTCGCCGACAGCCGGGCCGCCACCCAAACCAGAACGGCCCAGGCGACCGAGTGCGCCGACTGCTGAGCGGTAGGATCAGCCGTCAGGGACAGGATCGCCACCCGGCGGCTCCACCCCCGACACGCCTCCGGTGGAAGATGGATATCCACTTCGACCGGAGGCATCGTGTGCCCGTCCGGCCATTTCCATGCCGGACCGACTGTCACCCGAACGGTCGCGGCTCCGGCCTCGGTCAGCCCTTGCGGTCCATCCCGGACTTGAGCGGCGGTGGCATGAACTGGTCGAAGAGTTGCTGGTAGGTTGCCATGTCGGGCGTCGTGAACGGCGCAAAAGGCGCGGTCCGGGCAGCCGGGTCGTCCGGCGTCTGGCCGCGCATGAAGCCTTCGGTAAAGGCGGACATGGCATCCAGCCACGGATTGAACGTGACCGGCCCCGGGGTCCCCGACCGGCCGCGGGCGTATCCGCGCAGGAACGCCACCATCAGGTCGCCGGCGGTCCCGAGCTGGCTCTGCCGCGACAGCGACGTTGCGAGATCGGCGGCCATGGCCGGAAACAGCGTGTGGACCACCTCCGCCCCGAGCCCGCTGGTGCGCGCCGCCTGATCGATCACGGCACGCGCCAGATCGTCCCGGCCGAAGAAGACCCTGGTCAGGCGCTCACGGTCGTCATCCATGTCGCCCGCAGGCATCGCGCTCGACAACGCCGCCTTGAACCGCTCCGGGTCGGCGGCAGCGCGCTGATAGGCAATCGAAAAGGCCGGAAGCAGCGCCACGATCGCGCGGCTGGTCTCGGCGGTCGACAGGTCGAGCTTGTCGGCCATTTCGGCGATTGCCGAGCCGGCCCTGGCGAGAGTGGAAAAGTCGAAACCAGCATCCATCGGCCGTTCCGGAACTCACTGAACTGCGGCCACCATCCCGCAGCCGGACCGATCCGTCAAATTCTGTGGCAGCAAGACCACCATTGCCCTTTCGCGTTCATCACCTTTGCGCGCATGGAATGAATTGCCATTGACCGCGACAAACAATCGGCCCATATCGTTGGCGTTCCTGGTTTCATGCTGCCTTGCTGTGTTGGCTCAATTGAATGGCCTCTCCCAAGACTAAGCTGAACTCGGACTGAGGTCTCTTGCGATGGTTGCGAGGGACTCGCGCTTAGACGCGAATGAACTGGAGGCCAACATGGCTATTGGTACCGTTAAGTTTTTCAACCACACGCGCGGTTTCGGTTTCATCACCCCGGCTGAAGGCGGCCCGGACGTGTTCGTGCACGCCACGGCCGTCGAGCGCGCCGGCATGCCGCCGCTCGAGGAAGGCCAGAAGGTCAGCTACGACGTCGAGCCGGACCGTCGGTCGGGCAAGAACGCGGCGACGAACCTCGCCAACGCCTGATCTTCCGCTCCTCGGAGCTTGAATAAGAAAAGCCCGGCTTCGGCCGGGCTTTTTGCTGTCCGGAGGCGCTCTTTCCGCCACCGGCCCGGAGCGGATCCAGACTCACGAGATTTCCGTCCGGTTCCGCCCGGCGTCCTTGGCGCGGTAGAGAGCCTGGTCTGCGACGTAGAGCAGACCCTCGAGACTGCTGGCCGCAGGATCCTCCACCGCCAGGCCAATGCTGACCGTAGCGTGGATGACGGCACCGGAGCTGGTGTGGACCGCAGTTCCGGCAACCTTGCCGCGGATCCGTTCGGCGATGGCCTCAGCCCTTCGCCGGTCGCAATCGGGAAGCAGGAGCGAGAACTCCTCTCCACCCATGCGGGCGACGCTGTCGCCGTCGCGGACTTCCTCGCGCACCATCCGGGCGAATGCCACCAACACCTCATCACCGCCGGTGTGCCCAAAGGAATCGTTGATCTCCTTGAACCGGTCGAGATCGATCATCGCGAGCGCGACCGGACGCCCGCGGCGATCAAGATCGGCGAGGCACGCCTTCGCCTCGTCCGTGAATGCCTTCCGGTTGAGGAGATCTGTCAGCGGGTCCCGGGTGGCCAGATGGCGGAGCTTGTCCAGCAATTCCTGGCGGGCGTAAATGGCGCTGGCGACGGTTATCGGGGCAAGCGCCATCATCATCACACCGAGACGGATCGAGATCAGGGCATCGGGATCGGCGGCGATAGCCGGCACGAACATGATGCCGGCGAGCACCGATATCAGGATCCACATGGTCAGGAGAAAGGTGAGGCAGGCGGTCGCGAACAGACTGTAGGTCAGGGCACACCACAGAAGCGCCGGGATCGGATAGCTCGGCGCGCCCGGCCCGCCGATCATAAGCGCGGCGACAAAGGACAGGCCCAACGCCACCGCCGGAGCGAGCCGCGCCGGATCGAATACGCTCTCGCTCAATCCGCGGAGGTTCATACGGCGCAAACTGGACAGAGCCGGAACGGTCAGCACCATCGGAAGGATGGCCACGTAGTTCACGAGCTCCGTCAGAAACCAGGACAGCCACCCCTCAATGTAGCTGTGGTCGAAGAAGATGTGGGCGGCCAGACCGCCGACAACGCCGGACACCGCCGCGGCGAACGCCGCAATCAGGGCAAGGAGCAGGATCGCCCGAGGGCGCCGGAGGAAGAGGTCGTCGGGGTCGAGGCGCAGGAGAAACATCGCTCCGACCATAACGCCCGACATGTTGCCGGCCGTGAGCAGCCCGGCCGCGTACACTCCTCCGCCCGTCAAAAGATCGGCCGCCAGATAGCCGATCAGGGCCCCCATCCACCCGGCGGGAGAAGCCGCGCCCGGAATCCGGACGATCATTCCCAAAAGCACAGCGTTGGCCGGCCAGAACGCCGACCAGTCTCCCTCGGGACGGGCGTAAATGCCCAGCAGAGAGAGACAGAGCACGCAGCCACTGCATATCGCGAAGATCAGGACAGGATGAAGATGTCCACCGGCCGCACGAGACACGTCGTCGTTCTCGGCGGCTGGCTTCATCGTGGCGACCAACCTTGCATCGAAAGGGAAAGGAGACGGACCAGCGGCCGGCGCCGATGATTCGTCACCCTACTCTCAAAACGCGTAGTCGGTGAAGATCTGATCGAGCTTGCCCTGCCAGGGACCCTCATAGAGATCCAGCATGCGCTCGGCCATGGTCCGGCCCAGGGCCACCACTTCTTCCAGCGGCGCGAGATACTGGGTCTCGTCGCTGCTGGAGCTGTTCATGCGCGCCCGCCGCTTGAGCCCCTCGCGGGACAGATCCAGGACATCGCGCGCCACATCGAGCATCGGCCGGCCCGCGATCTCGGCCTTGAGGCCGAGGCGGGGCACGCTGTCCCGCGCCGCCTGCCGCTCCTCCGCGGTCCAGTCCTTCACCATTTCCCAGGCCTGATCGAGCACGCCCTCGTCGTAGAGAAGCCCGACCCACAGCGCGGGGACTGCACAGATCCGGCGCCACGGCCCGCCGTCGGCACCGCGCATCTCCAGGAAGCGCTTCAGCCGCACCTCGGGAAAGATCGTCGAGAGGTGATTGGTCCAGTCGCCGATTGTCGGCAGCTCGCCCGGAAGGTGCGGCAGCCGGCCTTCCATGAACTCGCGGAAGGTGTGGCCGGTCACGTCGATATAGGACCCGCCCCGCTTCACGAAATACATCGGCACGTCGAGGCACCAGTCGACATAGGCCTCGTAGCCGAACCCCTCGTCGAAGGCGAACGGCATCATGCCGGTGCGATCCGGATCGGTGTCGCGCCAGATCTCCGAGCGGTAGGACAGGAACCCGTTCGGCTTGCCGTCCAGGAACGGCGAATCCGCGAACAGGGCGGTCGCCACCGGCTGCAGCGCCAAGCCGACCCTGAGCTTCTTCACCATGTCGGCTTCGCTGGCATAGTCCAGGTTCACCTGGATGGTGGCCGTCCTGTACATCATGTCGAGGCCGCGGGATCCGACCTTCGGCATGTAGTTGGTCATGATCTCGTAGCGCTGCTTGGGCATGCGCGGCATGTCGGAATAGGACCAGGTCGGCGCGACGCCGATGCCGAGAAAGCCGAGCCCGAGCGGTTCGGCGATCTGGCGCACCTGGGCCAGATGCGCGTTCGCTTCGCGGCAGGTCTGGTGGAGGTTTTCCAGCGGCGCGCCGGACAGTTCGAACTGGCCGCCGGGCTCCAGGCTGATCGCCCCGCCGCCCACCGGGTCCACCAACCCGATGATGGCTTCCCCGTCCAGGATCGGCTCCCAGCCCAAAAGGACTTCCATACCGCGCAGGAGCGGCGCGATGCCCGAGGGCCCGTCATAGGGAGCGGGCATCAGGGTATCGCGGAGAAAGCCGAACTTCTCGTGCTCGGTGCCGATCCGGAAGGCCTCCGGCGGTTTCTCGCCTTCAGCCACCCAGGCCGCCAGGGCGGCCGTGTCCTCGATCGGTGTGTCGTCGGTCGTGTCGCGCGCCATTCAGCGAATCCGGGAAATTGCAGGTTTGGCGCGGGACATTAGCCCCGCCCCAAGCTGGAAACAAACGAGTTCTCATGCACGAAATAGAGAACGTCCGCGATGGATGCGACTTCGGCCGCGCCGCAGACCGTATCGGCCTTACCGCCAGTCTCCGCAAGCCGCTTGAACCACCGCGAGCGCGGCGACCGCGGCCGTGTCGGCGCGCAGGATGCGCGGCCCGAGCGACACCGGCACGACCGCCTCATGGCCGAGCAGCATCTCGCGTTCCTCCCGGGAGAACCCGCCTTCGGGACCGATCAGGAGGCCGAGCGGCCCCGGCGTCAGGGCCAACAGGGTCTCGATCGGGCTGCCCACCGGCGCGCTTTCGTCGCAGACGATCAGCCGGCGGCCGGGTTCGTCCGCGCTCCACCCGTCGATCACCCGCTCCAGCTTGGCCGGCTCGCAGACCTCCGGCACCGCGATGACGCCGCACTGCTCGGCGGCTTCCACCACGTTGGCCCGCATCCGCTCCAGGTTGATGCGGGTCGCCTGGGTGTGCTGGGTGAAGACCGGCGCGAGGCGCCCCGCCCCCATCTCAACGGCCTTCTGGACCATGTAGTCGAGGCGCGCATGCTTCAGCGGCGCGAACAGGTAGACGAGGTCCGGCAGCTTCTCCTGCTCCCGCGTGCGCTCCACGCAGGTGAGCTCGGACGCCTTCTTCGCGACCTTCGCGATCCGGGCGCGCCATTCGCCGTCGCTTCCGTTGAAGAGCAGCACCTCGGCGCCTTCCGCCAGACGCAGCACGTTCCTGAGATAGTTCGTGCGGCCGGCATCGAGCGCGACGGAGCCGCCCTCGGCAAGCGGGGCGTCGACATGAAGACGCGGCGTGGTGAAGTCGTAGCGAGCCATGCGGAACCCGGGCTTTCGAAACTGGTCGGCACGCCCCCGTCATAGGGATGGCGACGGATTTGCGAAAGATCGGTGTGTTCGGCCGGCGGCCGAGACGCTAGTTTGCGGGTCGCCGGAAACACCGAATCCCTTCACCCGGACAGGCTGATGACCGACACAGAGCGCACCGCCTCCAACGCCGGCGAATTCACCGTTTCGGAGATTTCCGGCGCGCTCAAGCGCACGGTCGAGGATGCCTACGGCTATGTCCGGGTGCGCGGCGAGGTGTCCGGCTATCGCGGCCCGCACTCCTCCGGCCACTGCTATTTTTCGCTCAAGGACGAGAAGGCCCGGCTGGAGGCCGTGGTCTGGCGCGGCGTGTTCGGCAAGCTGAAGGTGAAGCCGGAAGAGGGCATGGAGATGATCGCCACCGGGCGGATCTCCACCTTCCCGGGCGCCTCCAAGTACCAGATCATCATCGACGCGATCGAACCGGCCGGCGCGGGGGCGCTGATGGCGCTCCTGGAAGCCCGGCGCAAGGCGCTGGCCGCCGAAGGGCTGTTCGACGCCGACCGCAAGGTGCGGCCGCCGTTTCTGCCCCGGGTGATCGGCGTGGTGACCTCGCCGACCGGCGCCGTGATCCGCGACATCCTGCATCGGCTCACCGACCGGTTCCCGGTCCACGTTCTGGTCTGGCCGGTGCGGGTCCAGGGGGAAGAGTCCGCTGCCGAGGTCGCAGCCGCCGTCGCCGGGTTCAACCGGCTTCAGGCCGGCGGCGCCATTCCCCGGCCCGACACGCTGATCGTGGCACGCGGCGGCGGCAGCCTGGAGGACCTCTGGGGTTTCAACGACGAGGCGGTGGTGCGCGCCGTCGCCGCCTCGACGATCCCGGTGATCTCCGCCGTCGGCCACGAGACCGACACCACCCTGATCGATTTCGTCGCCGACATCCGGGCTCCGACCCCGACGGCGGCGGCCGAGATCGCCGTGCCGGTGCGCTCGGAACTGGTGGCCGTCGTGGACGACCGCGCCCGCCGGCTCTACCAGGCTGAGCGCCGCCATCTGGACACCCGGCGCTCGGAGCTCAGGGCGCTCGCACGGGCAATGCCGGCGCCGCTGGATCTCGTCGCCTCCCAGCGCCAGCGCTTCGATCATGCCGGATCGCGGCTTTCCAGCGCCCTGTCGGCGGCGGCGTCGGCCCATCGGCTGGCACTGCAGCAATCGGCTGCCCGGCTGCGGCCCGGCCTGCTCAGGCAGTCGGTCCGGCTCGGCCGGCGCACCATGGACAATCTGTCGGAGCGATCCGCCCAGCAGTTCATCGGCACCGCGCGCCGCGCCCGCCGACAATTCGACCAGTGCGGCGAACGGCTGGCGCCGGGGATCCTGTCCCGGGCGCTCGCCGCCAACCGCAAGCAGTTCGACGACATCGGCCGCCGGCTCGACCCCTGTTACAGCCGCACCGTTTCCGCCCGGCGCGAGCGGCTCGACAATCTCTGGAAACTGGTCCAGGCGCTGTCGCATCAGGGGGTGCTGGACCGCGGCTTCGTGCTGGTGCGCGACAGCGAGGGCAAGGCGCTGACCCGGGCCGGGATGGTCGGCCCTGGCGAGGCCCTGCGTCTCACCTTCGCCGATGGCGACGTGGCCGCGGTTGCCGCCGGTTCCGCGCCGCCCCGTCCGTCTTCCAGAACCAAGCGCACGCCGTCGCCGAAGGATCCCCGCGATCAGGGAACCTTGCTGTAGGCTGTGTCGGCCATGGCGGACGGGTGGCGGCCCGCCACAGCGGACCAGTCGTCAGGCCGGCTGCTCGGGATGGACCAGCGCGCGCGAGCGCAGCACCGACAGGCGCCGCCAGGAAATCACGCCGTCGAGCCCGCCGGATCGGCCACGCTTCTTTCCGGCGAGGGCGGCAGTCAGCGCCTGGCGGTTGGCCAGCAGGCCCTGCTCGGGCACCGGAAGGCCCAGAAAATGGCCCCGGAGGGCGACATAGGCCTGTGACAGGCGCCGGGGACGGACGAACTCGTCGAAGGCGAACCGGAACACCGCGGTCTGCTCGCCGGCGCGGCCGGCCCGCTCCGTCCGTTCGATGAAGGCGCCGACTTCGTTCTGCCAGCCCGGCTCCAGCGAGACCGTGGGCTCCAGGACCAGCACCCAGCTTCCGCGCTCGATGGCGGCGATGCCGGCCTCGATCCGCGCTTCGCGCGGCTGATCCATGGCGATCAGCCGGCATCCGGCCGCGTCCGCGACCTTGGCGGTACCGTCCGTCGAGGCCCGATCGGCCACGATCACTTCCGAGACGACGCCGTCGATCGCGCCGGGCACGAGCGCCGCAAGGCACCGTGCGAGCGCGAATTCACTGTTGTGTGTCGGAATAATGACGCTCAGCATGGATCGTCTCATATCATGTTGCATCGCACAAAGCGAGCCCGGAGCGATCAACATTCACGCAGGCCGGCGCCGAAGACGGCATTTTACGTCGACATCCGGCGCATTCCGGCCTTTGGCGGTCAGACTTCCCCCCTCTCCGGACGATGACTTTTCAGGCAGCGGCCGGCGGCACCGGACTGGTCTCGCTGCATGGCCTCCTAGGAATATTCTCTCTTGCGGAACCTGTTTGTTCCTGTATTGTTCTCTTCACGCCGACGTTGAGTCCGGCGGCGAAGCGCCGCTGGTGGCGCCGCCCGGCCCGTCGCGCAGTCAGCCCCGTTGGTGTCCCGAACATCCGGGACCCGGGAACAGGAGAGGTGGCCATGAACGCCCCTTTGCGCCAACCGATCGAACCCGATGCCGCCGCAGGCGCCCTGATCGCCGATCAGGCGGCTCCTCTTGCGAAGAAGGCCCGACGCGCTCGCCCTGCCCGGCACGCGCCGGTCGAGACGCCGGCCGGTGACGCCCCGTTCGGGGGCCGGCTCGACAGCGACCGCCGGCGCTGCCGGGGCGCGGCCGTCAATCCGTCCGGACGCTTCGAGCCGACCGCGCTGGAGGCATTCGACGACGGCTGGGAAAGTCTTGGCGACCTGCCCGCCCTGAAGACGGACGTGCGGCTCGAAACGCCCCGGTCCGTGATCACGCGCAATGAGTCCCCCGATATCGGCTTCGATCGCTCGATCAACCCCTATCGCGGTTGCGAGCACGGCTGTGTCTACTGTTTCGCGCGGCCGAGCCACGCCTATCTGGGCCTCTCGCCCGGCCTCGATTTCGAGACCCGGCTGACGGCCAAGCCGGACGCTGCCGCCGTTCTCGAACGGGAACTCGCCAGTCCCCGCTATCAGCCGAAGACCATCGCGCTCGGCACCAACACCGATCCCTATCAGCCCATCGAGAAGGAGCACCGGATCACGCGGTCGATCCTGGAGGTGCTGGAGCGGACCAACCACCCGGTGGGCATCGTCACCAAGTCGGCGATGGTGGTGCGCGACATCGACATCCTGCAGCGCATGGCGGAGAAGGGGCTCGCCAGGGTGGCGATCTCCATCACCACCCTGGACCGCAAGCTCGCCCGCGCGATGGAGCCGCGCGCTGCCACGCCGGAGCGGCGGATCGCCGCCGTCGAGGCGCTGTCGGCCGCCGGCATCCCCACCAGCGTCATGGTCGCGCCGATCATCCCGGCCCTCAACGACGGAGAGATCGAGACCATCCTGGAGCGGGCCGCCGCCGCCGGTGCCCGGGAGGCCGGGTACGTGCTCCTCCGGTTGCCGCTGGAAGTCTCGGACGTCTTCAAGGACTGGCTGCTCCGGCACTATCCGGACCGGTACCGCCGGGTGCTGTCGATCATCCGGGAAATGCGGGGCGGCAAGGACTACGATTCGACCTTCGGCACCCGGATGAAGGGCGAAGGGCCGTATGCCTGGACCCTCGGACGCCGCTTCGAGCTGGCGGCCAAGCGCAACAAAATCAATGTCGAGCGCCAGCGGCTGCGGACCGATCTGTTCGTCAAACCCCTGGGAGACGGGCGCCAGCTGAGCCTGTTCTGAGACGGGACGTCGCGGGAAAACCCGGCCGACCGGGTTCACCCACGCGCGCGGAACAGGCACGATGGCGGTTCGATTCGCCGCCATCGTCCGGTCCGTGATGCCCGCAATCACCCTGCCCTCGCCGAGCCTTTTTCCCGATCCTGCCTTCGACCGGTCCGTGCGCCGGCGCTGCGACGGGCCGGTGTGCGGCGTCGACGAGGCCGGCCGGGGGCCTTGGGCGGGTCCGGTGGTCGCAGCCGCCGTGACCCTGCCGCGCAACACCCGGATCAAGGGCATTGCCGATTCCAAGGTGCTCAGCGCCGAGGCGCGGACGGAGCTCTACGCGAAAATCATCGCCCGCGCCGACGTCTCCATCACGATCGCTTCGTCCCGGCGCATCGATGCCATGAACATCCGGGCCGCCTGTCTCTGGGCCATGGCCCGGGCCGTCGCAGGACTGGCCGAGCGCCCGCGCCTCGCCCTGGTCGACGGCCGCGACCTGCCGCCGGGCCTGTGCTGTGACGGCGAGGCCGTCATCGACGGCGATGCCCAGTCCACCGTGATCGCCGCTGCGTCGATCGTGGCCAAGGTGACCCGGGACCGGCTCATGCAGCAGCTGGCACTCTCCTTTCCCGACTACGGCTTCGAGCGGCACAAGGGCTACGGCACCAAGGCGCACCAGGCCGCGCTTGCCGCCCATGGCCCGACCATCCACCACCGCCGCTCATTCCGCCCGGTCCGCGACCTCATCGAGGCGGCCGCAGCGCCTGCGTCTGGTGCCGCGTCCATCGAGATGACCGCAATTGAACCGGCCGTTTTCACCGGGTGTTAACCATACCGACCCGACAGTCTCGCGAGGCCACCGGTCCCGTTTCGGACCCGTTGCGTGTGCCGCCCGCATGTCCGTCGGAGTTCGTGTCAGATGCCTGCCTTGGGCCGAAAGTTTGGGAGCCCCCGTTTCAGGTCGCCGGAGCGCGCGCGGAACGGAGCGGACGATCCACAGGATATTCGCGACAAAAGCGCATCCGGTGCGCGCGAACGCGGTGACGGCTTGACCGGCGGCGGAAGGCGCGAGAAGGATTTCCGCGCTCACAACGTGCGCAAATGGCTCGCTGCGGGATCCCTTCAGGGGGAGATGGCCAACATCGCAGCGACCGTCGACCGTCTCGTTTCGGCCCTCGACACGCGTGATTCCATGACTGCTTCGAATTCGCCATCTGACGCAGGCCGCCGGACCCCGGATGCAGGCAACGAGGCGCCGGTCGAGGACAATCTGGCGTTCGGGGACGATGCCGATTTCGGCGAGATCGCCCGGCGCATCGCCGACTTCAGGCGCGCGCGCCCCGACCCTGTCGAGAGCCGCCACGAGGGTACCGCCCCCCCGCGCCGCGATCCTGGCGAGGCCGCCGCCGAGCGCACAAAGTCTGCGGGCGACCGCGCCCCGGGCTGGAACCTCAACTGGCGCAGCTATCTGGAAGACCGACAGAGCGCCGCAACGCCCGGGCGGGCGGCAGCCGACGACCGGCCGGCACCCGCGTCCGAGACGCGGCCATCCGAACCGGGTGCCCAGCCTGGCCAGTCCGCCGATACGCTTCTGCAGAACCGCCTCGCCGCCCTGAGGGCGCGCGCGTCCGGCACCGCCCGGACCGACGCACCGTCCGACGCAGCGCCCGAGGCGAACGCCCCAGCCTCCGGCACGGTCGCCGCCGCAGCCGCCCCGGCCGCCGAACCCACCGCCTCGGCGGAAGATCTGGCTCCGGCCGTCGCCTTCGCGAAGGCGCTTCTCAGCGAGACCGGACTGTCCGGCTGGCAGAGCGCGCCGGCCGCGCCGCCCGCGGGGCCCGAAACCCACGATCGGGTCCGATCCGAACCCGCCGCGCCGCAGCCGACGGAACCGGCTGCTTCCCATCCGGCCGCCGGATCTGCGACCGCCGGTCCGGCGGACGCCAAAACCCCGGCACAGGACACGGCAGGCGCGCCCGGCCACGACTATGCCGCCTGGGCCGCCCTCGCCGTCCTGCAGAAGGAGCAGGAGAGCGCGCGGGAGGAACGATCCGCAAGTGCGGAACGGGCGGAGCGCGCCGAACAGCTCGCAGCCGAGACCGCCTCCCGGATCCAGGAGCTCGCGTCCCGGCTCGGCCGGATCGGCGAGATCGACCTGGCCGCCCGGTTCGATACGCTGGAGGCCCAGCTGGTCGAGCACGCCGCGGCGCAGGAACCGCTGGACTTCGCTCCTCTCGCCGGCCACCTGGAGACCCTCGAACGCCGCTTCGACCGGATCGAGGATCGGCTCGAAGAGCAGCAGGACCTGTTGCCGCCCCCGGTGGACCTGGCGCCCATGGCCGAACGGCTTCAGGGCCTCGACGAGCGGTTCGACCGGCTGGAGGACCAGATCGACCGGCAGGAGCCGGCGCCGCCCGTGGACCTGTCACCCGTTCTCGACCAGCTTCACGCCGTCGAACACCGCATCGCCGAGGTCGAACGCGCCGCCTCCGAACGCCACGACGCCGTCTGCGAGCTTCTCTCCACGCTCTTGGACCGGATGAACGCGATGACCGATCCGACCGGCCGGCTGGACGAGCTGGCGGCGGATGTGGACGCCCTGGTCCGCCACGCCAACGCCCACGAGACCAACCTGCAGTCGCTCTCCATCCTCGCCGATGCGTTCGACCGGCTCGAAAGCCGCCTCTCCGACCGCCAGGAACCCGCCTCTTCCGCCACGTTGCCAGCAACGCCTGAACCGGCCTCGGGCCGGACCGGTGCCCGCAGGATCGCGCCGCAGGCCGACCCGGCCGATCCGGAAGAGTTCCTGCGCACCGTCAGCACCGCCCCGGCCCATCGGCAGCCCGCTCCGCGGGTGGAGTCCAGCGACGTTGGCCAGCGCTGGGTGCGCACAGGCCTGCAGTCGCTGAGCGCCGGTCAGGGCGCCACCCAGGGTCGGGCAATGTCGGACCGGGAAGCGATCCTCGCCCGGTACCGGCGGCAGGCAAAGGCTTTCGGCGACGCCGGCGAATAGCCGCGCGCGCCGGCCCAAGGTTCGCTGGCCCGGGAGGGCGCGGCATTGACAAGGTGCGCCGCACCATCGCTTAACTGCTGAGCGGCGCGCCGAACTCGGCGTGTCCGGACCTGTCCCCGGCACCCCCAGCCCTGCGAAGTCCATGGAGATCTACCTCCCCATCGCAGAACTACCGGTGAACGTGTTCACCGTGTTCGGCATGGGCGCTGCGGTCGGCTTCATTTCGGGCCTGTTCGGCGTCGGCGGCGGGTTCCTGCTGACGCCGCTGCTCATCTTCTCCGGTATTCCGCATCCCGTCGCGGTCGCCACCGTCACCCCCCAGATCGTCGCGTCCTCCGCCTCCGGCGCCCTGTCCTACTGGCGAAGACGGCTGATCGACGTGAAGCTGGCGGCCTTTCTTTTCATGGCCGGCGCGGTCGGGGCCACGATCGGCGCCTGGCTGTTCGCCTTCCTGGAACGGCTGGGTCAGCTCGATCTCGTGATCAGCCTGTCCTACACGGTGTTCCTCGGCTCCATCGGCACCTTGATGCTCACGGAGGCCGTCGGTGCCATCCTGCGCGATCGCAAGGCCCGGAAATCGGGACGCAAACCGCCGGCCGCACGCCGGTCGGGCCAGCACAACTGGATCCACCGGCTGCCGTTCAAAGTCCGGTTCCGCCAGTCGCGGCTCTACATCAGCGTCATCCCCGTATTCGTGATCGGCGGACTGATCGGGTTTCTGGGAACCCTCCTGGGCATCGGCGGCGGGTTCA is a genomic window of Amorphus orientalis containing:
- a CDS encoding glycosyltransferase, encoding MLSVIIPTHNSEFALARCLAALVPGAIDGVVSEVIVADRASTDGTAKVADAAGCRLIAMDQPREARIEAGIAAIERGSWVLVLEPTVSLEPGWQNEVGAFIERTERAGRAGEQTAVFRFAFDEFVRPRRLSQAYVALRGHFLGLPVPEQGLLANRQALTAALAGKKRGRSGGLDGVISWRRLSVLRSRALVHPEQPA
- a CDS encoding PA0069 family radical SAM protein — encoded protein: MNAPLRQPIEPDAAAGALIADQAAPLAKKARRARPARHAPVETPAGDAPFGGRLDSDRRRCRGAAVNPSGRFEPTALEAFDDGWESLGDLPALKTDVRLETPRSVITRNESPDIGFDRSINPYRGCEHGCVYCFARPSHAYLGLSPGLDFETRLTAKPDAAAVLERELASPRYQPKTIALGTNTDPYQPIEKEHRITRSILEVLERTNHPVGIVTKSAMVVRDIDILQRMAEKGLARVAISITTLDRKLARAMEPRAATPERRIAAVEALSAAGIPTSVMVAPIIPALNDGEIETILERAAAAGAREAGYVLLRLPLEVSDVFKDWLLRHYPDRYRRVLSIIREMRGGKDYDSTFGTRMKGEGPYAWTLGRRFELAAKRNKINVERQRLRTDLFVKPLGDGRQLSLF
- a CDS encoding ribonuclease HII translates to MAVRFAAIVRSVMPAITLPSPSLFPDPAFDRSVRRRCDGPVCGVDEAGRGPWAGPVVAAAVTLPRNTRIKGIADSKVLSAEARTELYAKIIARADVSITIASSRRIDAMNIRAACLWAMARAVAGLAERPRLALVDGRDLPPGLCCDGEAVIDGDAQSTVIAAASIVAKVTRDRLMQQLALSFPDYGFERHKGYGTKAHQAALAAHGPTIHHRRSFRPVRDLIEAAAAPASGAASIEMTAIEPAVFTGC
- a CDS encoding sulfite exporter TauE/SafE family protein, whose translation is MEIYLPIAELPVNVFTVFGMGAAVGFISGLFGVGGGFLLTPLLIFSGIPHPVAVATVTPQIVASSASGALSYWRRRLIDVKLAAFLFMAGAVGATIGAWLFAFLERLGQLDLVISLSYTVFLGSIGTLMLTEAVGAILRDRKARKSGRKPPAARRSGQHNWIHRLPFKVRFRQSRLYISVIPVFVIGGLIGFLGTLLGIGGGFIMVPALIYLLRVPTNVVIGTSLLQILGTMAIATLLHSVNTKTVDVVLALILMVGGVIGAQFGASFGLKLRGEHLRALLGLLVLGVGVRFLVNLMVEPDHLFTLTILAGGG